Within Kutzneria chonburiensis, the genomic segment TTGAAGCCATCCGGCTGCATCGTCAAGGATTTCAAGCACGGCGGACAGTTCGTCTGGTTGTGCGACCTTGATTGATAGTTTCATGAACGTTCCTCACGCTTCTCGTCTACAGCGGGATAACTGGGGGCGAGTTCGTAGCGTACATACTGTCGGTCGCCCGCGAAGACACTCACGAGGACGCGAATGCGTTTACCGTGATCGTCAATACCGATTCGCGCATGTTCACCCACGGGCGTCCCCTTGGGTAGTAGCAGTAGCTCGGCCTCTTCGTCCGACGGCATTCGCGATCGTAGTTCGTCGATAAACTTGACCTGCCGAATTCCGAGGGACCGAATAATGCCGCCAGGCATGGTGATGTCGCGCTCTTCAAGTAGCGGTGCGACGCCGTTCAGCTGTCGGGTCGCTACATCTTCAGGAAACCACGAGTCGGCGACCATGGCTGGCGTCCACTCGATCGCGCCAGGGCGGCGGACCGACCGAATACGTCGCCGGCGATAGAGGCGTACGCCGGGCTCGGTTTCGAGCCACCGGGCTACCTGATGAGGTGCGGCCCGCTGAGTGACGGTGACATGCTGGCGCGCCTCCCAGCCTTGATGTTCAACATCGTTCGCCCACTGGTCGACACCACGCACTACGTCTTCTTGATACTCGCCAACCTCGAACTTGGTTGCGTTGAAGCTGATCTCCAGCGCGCTGCGGACGGTCCTGCCGAGGCTGCCAGCACCAGCCGACACGAGGCCAGCCTGCTCCAGGCGGGTGAACGCGTTCCGAATTGTGGACCTCGCCACCTGGTATCGCTCGACCAGCTCCCGCTCGGACGGCAACTGGTCACCGGCGGCGTATTTCCCCTGCTCGATGGCCTCGCGCAAGTCGTCGTAGACGACCTGCCAACGCGCCCTGCTGTCCACCTTCACGCCTCCCGGTGCGGCCGGTTTGGTCAGCTTGGATCGTACCAAGCTCTTGCGTGGGCGTACGGTTGGTGCCTATGGTACGTACCAAGCGAACCAAGAGCGCAGAGGTAGCCCTCCCAGCTAGGTCCAGCTTTCGTTCTTTGAGAACTGAAGAAAAGCGCCCGCGTGCCACCTTCGGGTGGCATCACGTCGCCCCAAGCGACCGCATCTCGACTCAGTACGGCGGTTGCAAAACGTGAGTAGGCCGGGGAGTGAAGACCCACCTCCCTCGGGGCCTACACCCCTTCTCGTCCCACCTCCTACCTGCGTAAACACCCATCGGTGCGGGTGGTCGGCCACCGCACCCCACTCGGTCGTCACGCCGTTCGCCGCCGTCTGGAGGCCTTCCATGCCGAAATCCTTCGCCCCGCCCACCGACCGCTTCGACCTTGACCAGCTGACCGCGATCGTGGCCGCCGGCCGCGACGGACACAGCACGTTGAACGGAACTGGTTTGACCAGCACGGTCGCTGACGGCGAGGCCAGGCAGCACCGCGACCACCGTGCCGCCGCCCGGCCCGCCCCCGAAACCACCAGCACCATCGCCGCGCCCACGGGGCAAGTCGTCAGGCCGCCGCGCCGGCTGCGCCCTCGCCGCACCCCTCAGCCCGTCCGCCCCGGCGTTCTGCCGGTGGCCACCACCAGCAACTGACCAGCCCTCACCCACCCATCGATTCTGGGGAGCACCACCATGACCAGCCCGTACCTGCACGTCACCGACGCCGCCGTCTACCCCGACCACGCCGCGGACGTCGACCTGGACCAGGCCAACCTGCTGCTGACGCCGCTGGACCCGGAGTTCGCCCACTTGATCAGCCGTCCTCGGCTGTCCGCTCAGCTGGCCGTTGTCCGCCAGCCCGGCCCGGAGCCCACCACCGCGCTGCTGGACGGCAGCGCCCGCGCCGCCCGGGACGCCCGTGTCGCCCGCCGCGCCGAGCAGGCCGCGAACAACGTCCGTGCGCTGCGGCCCGCGTGTGCGGTCCCGGTCACCGAGGTCGAGGCGGACGCCGCGTGATGACCACGACGACCAGCCTGCACGCCCTGTACCTGCGCATGGAGACCACCGCCGCCGGCTACCTGACCGCGCACAAGGCCCTGCGCACGCTCGACCAGCACAAGGCCGGGCTGTCCCTGCTGGTCGCCGCCCAGCCCCGCCGGATCGACTACCGGGCGGCCTGGCGTAAGGCCGTCGCTGACCACGCCGAGGCCGTCGACCGAGCAAACCTCGCCTACCAGCAGTGGCAGGACGCCGGCCACGCCTACGACACGTTGTGGACCGCCACCCGCGGCCGCGCCACTGGCACCGTTGCCCCGATCTTTGCGCAGGCCGCCTGATGGCCGCCACGACCACACCCGCCCTGCCGCTGCTGGCCGAGATCCAGCAGTTGGCCACCACCCGGCCCGGCCCGCTCGACCCGCCCGTGGTCGTCGCCGCCTGGTACGAGGCCAAGGCCGCCCTGCTCGACCGACTCGCCGACTCCACCGACCCGGAGGCCGCCGGCTACGCCGAGCAGGCCATTCGCGCCCACCAACACGCCATCGACCTACGTCAGGGAAAGGGATCCCGATGAGCAACGACATGATCGCCATGCTGCGCACGCTGACCAAGCACGTCGACCGCAACGGCCTGGCCGACAGCATCGTGTCGGTGCGGATCTCGTTCGGCGAGTTCGACCTCTCCGTCAAGGACTACGAGGTCGGTATGGCCGTGATCCTGGGCCGCTGGGCCGACCTGCTCGGCGAGGTCACGATCACCGCCAAGCCCAGCAGCGGCGGCTACGACTACGTGCACGTGAAGCTGGCCGGCCGCATCGACGACTACCCGGCCAACGTCACGTGGGTGGCCAGCGGTGAGCAGGCCGCGGGCCTGCGCCGCCTGCTCGGCCTGGCCGAGCAGCCCGCCTACCCGCTGGACCTGGCCGCCCTCGCCGACCTGCCGGCCGCGGCCTAATGGCGGCCGGGCCGGACCCGGTCCGCGACGCCGTGCTGGCGCTGCTGGCCGACATGCCGCCCGCGTTCGCGCCCGCCGAGCAGACCTTGGCGTGGTTGCGCCGCAAGGCATCCGTGCTCGCCGAGCTCGCCGAGGTCGACGTGCCGTACGCGGCCGAGGCCGCCGAGCTGGCCGAGTTCGCCCGCCAGCGTGCCGAGCAGTTCGCGGCCCGGCACGGCATCGCCGACCCTACCGACACCGAAGGGAGCGACCCGTGAAGGTCCGCTCGTTCTTGACGCTGCCGTTCGTCGTGCTGTTCGAGCTGCTGCGGATGCTGTTCTTCCCGGCGCTGGTCGTCGCCGGGGCCTGGCTGTTCACCCCGGCCACCGTCTTCCTGGTCATCCTCGCCGTGGCCGGCGTCTACACCCTGATCGTGTTGGCGGTGTGGCAACTGCGGTTGCGCGCCACGCTGCGCAGGATCGGCCGCGCCCCGATCGTGATCACCGCACTGGGCGGCGATGACGACCGCGGCGCCCGCCGCCGGGGAGGCGATGACCATGGCCGCGACCAATGGTGCGCTGGTGGCCGAGATCCGCCAACACCTCGACACCGCCCGCCAGTCTGGTGAGGAACCGCCGGGGCGGCCAACGTTGGCCAAGAAGACCGGGGCTACTGAGTGGCAGGTGCGGCGGGCGCTGGAGGTGCTGGAGGCCGAGCAGGCCGCCACCGCCGCCACCCCGACCGCCGACGGCACCGGCATCACCGAGACCGTCCCCGCCGAGTCGGCCGACGCGGCAGCAACCCCTGCCGCGGACCCCGCGGTCTCAGACGCCGACGGCGGCGGGCTGGCGGGTACCGGCGGGGTTGGCACGAAGGTGGCGCCATCGCCCGAATCGAGCATTGACAACGGATCCGAACACAGCTCGGCCGGTGGCCGGCTGGTTGCCTGGGCGGGGTTCTTGTTCGGTGCGATGGTGTCGATCGCGGCGAACGTGTTGGCCGCTCGGATCCCTCCGGAGCACGCCCCGGCCGGCTGGGAGCCCAGTATGGTCGCCGAGGTTTTCGCCGCGGTGTGGCCCCTTGCGCTGCTGCTTTCTGTAGAAGCCTTGTCCAGGGTGCGCTGGCCGGCGGGTCCGATGTGGAACATGGCCCGCTACGGCGGCGCCGGCACCGTCGCGCTGGGCTCGGCCGTCATCTCCTATGGCCACATCAACGAAGTCTTGACATTTTGGGGCTACACGGTCATCGGTGCGGGTGTCGGGCCGCTGGTGATTGATGGCCTGATGACCATCTGCGGTTTCGCCATGCTGGCGGGCTCGATCGCCAGCCGCCGCCAGCGTGCCGCCGGCCAGGCCGCGGCCGACGCCCCGACGGCGTGACCACTGCCCGGCATCGGGCGCATCGCAACTCCTCACTAAGTGGTTCCTGTGGGGCTGGCGGCTGCCCGCGCCAGCCCACCGCCACACGCGCACCCATCGCCGCCACAAGCCCGGGGCGGGTGGTCGTCGACTGGACTCCGACCACCCGCCCCGCCACCACCGGAGGGGACACATGACCACCACGACCACGCCCACCGTGGCCGACCAGATGCTCATCCAGGCCCGCCGGCTGCTCGACAAGACGTTCCCGGTCGACAGCGACATCACCATCGCCGAGGTCTACCTGGACGCGGCCGAGACCGCCCGCAGCTACCCCGGCGGTGCCGAGGACGTGCTGGCCGCCGCCGTCGCGCTGCGCAAGGCCGAGGACCGCCCGCACGCTGGCGACCGGGAGCGCCACATCACCTCCGCCCGCCTGCGGTTGCGCGTCGCCGCGGCCAGCCATCAGCCCGTCGACGACACGTTGCCGGCGCCCAAACCGACCCCGCGCCGCTTCTACGGCGACCTGGCCAACCGCTGACCGTCCACAACGATCGACTCTGCCTCATAACCGTTGTCCCGCAACGCATCCGACCACCACGCGGAGGAATCGTGAACACCGACTACACCACGCCGAGCACGGCCGAGGACTTCCTGGACCTGGCCCGCCAGACGCTGATCGCCAAGGCCGTGCCCGACCAGCGCCACGTCCAGGTCGCCGCGACCTACGACCGGGCGGCCGAGATGCTCTCCCGCAACCCCAGCGCGCTGCCCGACCTGCTGTGCGCCCACCAGCGCCTGTGCGACGCCCTGGACGACAGCACCCCGGGCACCTGGCAGACCCAGCAGTTCGCCGCCGACACCTGGGTGAGCATCGCCGACACGACCGTCCAGGCCCGCCGCCGGGCCACCCGCCAGGCCGAGCAGGTTGCCGCCGAGCGGGCCGTCTTCGAGCTGCCCCACGCGGCCGACATCGACGGCTTGGTGCCCTGACCCACACCCGTCCTGTTCAACCAACCTTGTTGCACTGCAAGGGAAAGGCTCCGTGATGGCGCAGAACTTCTTCGGCGAGCCGGAGTTCTACTCCAGCAGCCAGATCCGCGACTACTGCAACCGCGCCCGGCTGGCGCTGCGGCCGCTGCACAACGAGCTGCACATCTCCGCCGAGGAGTTGCAGGCCGTGCTCAAGCACGTCAGCTCGGCCAACCCCCAGGTGTTCGGCCTGGACTCGCGGTTCCGGGCGAAGTTGGTGGCCAAGCACATGCACCACGCCGCCGACGCGATCGAGGTCGCCACCGTGTCGATCGTGCGCTGCTACGCCAGCTTCCGCCAGCACTACGTCAAGCCCATGAGCGAGCGCGACAAGTCCCCGCAGCGCCGCCAGTTCGACTTCGACGCCTGACCAGCAACCCAGCGTTCGACTGTCCCGCGAGGACACCCCAGGAAGGAGTAAACCCGTGGCAAGCAAGCGCAATCGTGGCGGTGACCTCGCGGGCATGGAGGTCAACAAGGAGTTCGGCTACTACGTCCCCCGCAAGTACTGGGCCTCCCGCCTGGCCCCCTACGTCGGCGAATGGGCCGCGGTCGGCGGGGTGTGGGTGGCGGGTGAGGGGGTGCACCTGTGGATGGCCTCGGCCACGGCGCTGCCGTGGGTGTCCACCGCCGAGACCCTGCTCGGGACCGGGTTGACCGCGCTGACCTGGACCTGCGCCAAGGCCCGCTCGGCGTTCACCCGCCGACACGCCACCGCCACCACCGGCGTGACCGCCGCCTGGCTGACCGCCGCCACCATCACCGGGGCCACGGCGACGCCGGTATGGCAGGTGTGGGCACTGGGCGGCGCCACCGTCGCCCTGTCCTGGAACATCCGCCGGCTGCTGCGCAACTCCAGCGAGGACGGCGGGGCCGACGGACTGTTCGAGAAGGTCAAGCTCGCTGGGGTCAAGGCCCGGGAGATCGAGGTCGGCCCGAACAAGCTGACGGCTCCGTTGCAGCTGACCTCGCCGGAGACCAGCATCGCCGACGTGCAGGCCCAGGCCGACACGATGGGCCGGCTGCTGCACCTGCACAAGGGCGCCGTGCGGGTCACCGAGCACCCCGACGACCAGGCCCAGGGCACGCTGACGATCGTCCCGAACGACGTGCTGCGCCACCCCCAGCCCTGGCAGGGCCCCTCCGCGCCCGGCGGCAGCATCATGGCCGGCCTGCGGGTCGGCCTGTACGAGGACAACGAGCCTCAGCTGATCTACCTGCCCGGCGACAAGCGCACGCACCGCAACGCCACCCACTACATCGTCCAGGGCATGAACGGCTCCGGAAAGTCCCACGGCGCCAAGGAAGCCTGGACGGAGATCCTGACCCGCCGCGACGTGTGCCTGATCGTGCTGGACCCGTCCAAGGGGGAGCAAACCGTCAGCTTCCTGGGCAAGGACAACGCGCACGTCATCACCGGCGCCAAGGAGTGCAAGCAGTTCGTGAAGAAGGTGCCGGCCGCAGTCACCGCGAACGCCTCGACGCTGGGCCAGTGGGGCTTTGACCAGTGGACCCCGCAGGCGTTCGAGCAGTACGGCATGCCCTACACCGTGCTGTGGATCGAGGAAGCCCCGCGGGTGCTGGAAGACGCCGCGACCATCACGCGGATCGTGCAGGAAGCCCGCTCGGCCGGCATCAGCGTGGTGTTGTCGCTGCAAAAGGCCAGCTTCAGGCAGATGTCCACCGACACCCGCTCGCAGCTGGGCGGGGTGTGGTGCTTCGGCGTCAACGAGCTGGAGGACGCCGCCTACACGCTGGACGAGGCGGTCATCGACGCCGGGGCGCGCCCGGACCGGTGGAAGAACCGGCGGCCGGGCTGCAACTACCTGGTCGGCCCCGGTATCGACGAGGAGCGCTTCGCCGTGCCCGGCCGCACCTTCGGTGCCAGCGACCAGCAGTTGGCCGCCGACATCGAAGCGGGCAAGCCCTACCGGGCGGCGATGCACCCGATCACCGCCAACGCCTTGGGTCTACCGATCCGACCGGGCGAGGTTGACGGCCTGCCCGCCGCCACTGCTGCCCAGGCTGCCGCGGCCAGCACCGGCGGCCCGACGCCACCCGCGCCGGTCGACGACGACCGGGACGACTGGGAGGACGACGACATGGACCTGGAGGCCCTGGCCGACGAGATCGACGACGACGAGGTGGACGACTTGGCGCCGCTGCCGGCCGAGCATGAGCCGGAACTGGTGGTCGACGCCGACGCCGAGCTGCCGGTCGACGACCTGGACATGGCGCTGCCCGGGGGCCGGCCGACGCCGGCCGAGGCCCGGCAGATGCTGGCGGAGATGGTCGCGGCACTGGCCGCGACCGGGCGCACCACCTTCACCGTGCGGGACCTGCCCGACCCCGAACAGACCTTCGGTCGGGGCCGGTCGTGGCTGTCGGGTCAGCTCGGTCAGCTGGTGGTCGACGGCACCCTGACCGAGGCCGGCACCGACGGCAAGGCGACCGTGTACGCCTTCCGCATGCGTGACGCAGCGTGACAAGCGCGCGGGTGTGACGTCATCTGACGTGACGTGACGTCACACCCGCCCATTTCCCGGGTCCAATGCGTGCGCGCGCACGTGCGCGCGCGAAAACTCATTCATAACACTGTTCTGACAACGGTCTGACGGTCCTCTGACGACCGGCAGGCCAACCTTGCACACCCTCATTCGGCTACTCAATGTGATCAAACGGAGGTTCGTGTGGTGTCCCCCATGCAGTACAGGACCGTGGTCGGCGACCCATCCCCGGCGCTGCCGGCGGTCGACCCGAACCGCCCGCCCTACGACCAGTACGACGACGGCGACCACCCGGCGGGCGGTCTGGCCGACGGGTCGCACCCGGTGATCCAGGCCCGCCTGCGCACCGCGGTCGAGCAGGTCGACGACCAGGCCACCCGCACCCACCGGCGACTGGTCGGCATGCTGCCGGTGCCGGCGGTGCTGCTGGCCGCCGCGATCGTGTTGGCCCAGACCCAGCCGGGCCTGGCCGTGCGGCTGATCCTGGACGCCGCCGCGCTGTCCGCCGCCGGCGCGCTGGTGGCCGGCCTGCTCGGCGCCGCCCAGCAGCACACCGACCCCACCACCGGGTTCAGCCGGTGGGCGCTGTTCGCGAAAGCCCCGGCCAGCGCCGTGTACGCCGACCTGGCCCGCACCGCCGTCGGTCATCCCGCATCGCTGGCGGGCCGGCTGGTGGCCGAGTCGGTCGCCCTGTCCCGTGTCGCCTACCTGCGCCACGCGCTGCTGATCGGCGCCGCCGGCTCGACCGTGCTGCTCACCCTCGCCGCCCTGACCGCCTGACCACGCCACCACGCACGAGAGGCATCAGCAAGTTGGCCGAGGTCGCCGACAAGCTGCGCCAGACCGCCCACGCCCTGGCGTTCCAGTGTCGCACCACCGCCCACGGCGGCAACCCCGCCGCCAGCGAGCAGGTCGTCGACACGACCCGCAAGGTCGTCGACTTCCTGCGGATCGCCGAGACCGACGCCGGCCACACCCGCGGTGCGCTCACCGACGCGCACGGCTGGATAGGGGAGCTGGCCGACGCCGTACGCGGCACCACGTTCACGTTCTGACCCACACACCCGGCACACAATCGAGGAGAGCTCATGGCACGGCTCGTTGACGTGGTCAAGGCTGCCCAGCAGGCGATGGCCAGCGTGGAACTCACCGCCGATGTCCGGGACCACTCCGCCCAGGACCTCGCCAAAGCGCTGATGGGGCTCACCAGCATCGCCCACAGCCTGGGACGAACCACGACCCTGCTCAAGCGTGCGGTCGCCGTCACCGCCCGCGGCGACAACCCCGCGGCCACCAAGGAGTTGGCGGAGATGGCCGGCGGTGTCGTGGAACACCTCCAACGGGGTGCGCGTCAGGCCGACCAGGTCATGTTGGCGTGCAACAACGCTGCGTTCGACTTGAGCGAGTTCGTCAAGAAGGCCGACAAGGCGGAGGCCACGCGCAAGTTCGTCTTCACCCAGCCGCGGTGAGCCATTCGTCCGCGCGGCGTTCACGGCCTGACTGCTAGCCCCGGTTCGACCTACCTCCGTTTCCGAAGGGAATTCGCATGAAGTTTGTCGATGCCGCGAAGGATGCGGCAAACACCATGTCTCAGGTTGAGCGTTCCGTCACCGGCTTACGGTCCGCCAGCCCGAAGGACATGGCCGATGGCCTTGAGCCGTTGTCCGAGGCCGCGATGCACTTGGCCAGGGCGACCCGGAAGTTGCTCACGCGGGTCCTGAAGACCGCCAACGGTGACAACCCGAATGCCAACCAGCAGGTCGCGGAGTACGCCGAGGCCTTGGTCAAGCACCTCGGAGACGCCTCCAACGACATGTTCAGGGCGTGCAACGAGCTCGGCTGCGCCGCCAGTGTGGCCGCGTCGCTGTCCCGCAGTCCCGAGGGCCGCGACTTCACCTTCTGATCATGCGCCGTCGGTTCATCGCTGAGGACGACCTCGATCCCGACCTGCTGATCGTCGCGGCGCACGAACTCGGCCACGCCGTGCTCGCCAGCGCCTACGGCATCACCGTGGTCTCGATCGAGGTCGACCCCGCCGCCTACACCGGCCTGACCCGCCGCGACCCGAACCTGAACTACGACCAGTGCTCGATCGAGGTCCTGCGGGCCGGGCTGCTCGGCGACGTCGCCGGGTTCGAGGCCGAACGGATGTGGGGCGCCCGCCACGGCGGGCACGTCGACCGGGCCGGCTCCACAACCGACCTCACCCAGTTCGCCCGCTACCGGCGCCGCGCCGACCTCACCACCGTCGGCGCCCGACGCCAGGCCCGGCTCGTGCTGCGGCAGCACTGGGCGACCGTCGAACGCCTCGCGCCGCAGCTGGCCCGCCACGGCCACGTCCCCGCCGTGGTGAGCCCGCCTCACCCACCCCCTTTCCCACACCACCGTTGAAAGGACCTGACATGGTCGGATTGCCCGAGCTCACCATGGCCGGCACGCTCACGGCCGACCCCGAGCTCCGTTTCACCCAGTCCGGGGTCGCCGTCGCGAACTTCACCGTGGCCTGCAACCCCCGGACCCTCAATCGGCAGACCGGGCAGTGGGAGGACGGCGACGCGACGTTCCTGCGCTGCACGATCTGGCGGGAGGCCGCCGAGCACGTCGCCGAGTCCCTCAAGCGCGGCCAGCGCGTGATCGTTGTCGGCCAGCTGCGGCAGCGCAGCTACGAGCACGAGGGCCAGAAGCGCACCACCTACGAGCTGGACGTCACCGAGGTCGGCCCCAGCCTGAAGTGGGCGACCGCCGAGGTCCGCAAGGCCGTCCGCACCGGTGGTGCGGCCGACCCCGGCGCCTGGGGCACCCCGCCCGCCCCGGCGTCGGTCCCCGCCGGTGTGGGTGCCGGCAACGGCGGCTTCGCTGACGAACCGCCCTTCTAGCACCGGATCCCGCACCCACCTACCCGATCAGCGGAGCCGACCCCAGCCACCACGGGGTCGGCTCCGCTGTCTCGTCGTCACACCCCACCGCGTCGCCTCACCGAGAGGTCACCGCCATGAACACCGCCCTCGAGGCCGCCCTGATCGCTACGCCCGCCCTCACCACGATCGGCGTCACCGGCTACGCCGCACTGCTGCACCACCGCCTGCACACCGACACCACCACCGGCCTGGCCAATCGCAAAGCGCTGCGCCGACTCGCGGGCCGCGCCGCCCGTCACCGGCACGGCTCGGTCGGCCTGCTGCTGCTGGACCTGGACCGGTTCAAGCAGATCAACGACACCCACGGGCACCCCACCGGCACCGCCGTGCTGGTCGAGCTCGCCGAGCGCCTGGCCGACGCCGCACAGCCCGGCGAACTCTCCATTCGGCTGCATGGCGACGAGTTCGCCCTGTGGCTGGGCCACCTGCCCAGCGGCCAGGCCGGGCACGAGGTCGCCGAGCAGCGCGCCGCCGAGGTCGCCGATGCGTTGGCCGGACCGGTGCACGTCGATGGGCTCGAGCTGACCGTGACCGCGAGCATCGGCGTCCACACCGCGCCGGCGCACCGCGTGTCGCTGTCGGGGCTGCTGGCCGGCGCCGACGGCGCCATGTACGCGGCCAAGCGCGCCGGTCGGCTCGTTCGACTGCGCCCGGTGCCGACGGTCGGCGAGACCGGAGAGAGCGCCTGATGTCCCGGCAGCGCGCGGAAGTGGAGGACGTGCGGCCCATCGTCGCCGCCCACGAGGTCGGCCACCTCATCGCCTTCCAACTCGCCGACATGACAATCACCGAAGTTCGGCTCGTCGGCTCACGCATCAGGGCCGAGGGCTACGTACAGATTGAGGACGCCGACCAGCCCCACGACGCCGCCCAGGCCCACGCGGTGCTGGTCGGCGTACTCGCCGGTGTCGCGGCCGGTCACCGCTGGTGCGACCGACACGGCCTGACGCACCTGGTCGGCGAAGACGTCCACGACCGCGCCGCATGGCTTGACCTGCGCCCCAAGCCGCTGTTTCGCGACGTCGATCGCCGTCAGGCCCTCGCCGACGCCCGCCGACTGGTGCGCCAGCACTGGTCGCGGATCGAGCGGCTGGCCCCGGTACTGGCCGAACGCGGCTTCCTGCCACCCGACGCCAGCTGACCCCCGACTCGCCTACCTGGGGAGCCCCTATGACCACCACCGACCCCGCCGGCTGGATCCGGGTCACCGCCCAGCACGGCCTGGACCTGCTCAACCTGCCCGCCGAACCCACCTCTACGGCGGGCCTGCTCATCACGCCCGACTGGCGCGACAGCCGGTGGACCGGCCTCTACGCCGTCGTCCACGCCGCCTCCGGCCAGGTCCTCCCGTACACCGACCTGCCGCTGGTCTACACCCGCGAGGTCGCCGACCAGCTCGGCCGGCACGGCATCGACTGGACCGAGCCGACCGCCCGACCCACCAGGCCGAGCCCGGGGAGCCTCCGGAACATCACGGCAGCGGCCGCCGACGCCTGGCAGCGCGGCATTCCCCTGTGGTGGGCTCGGCCGAGCTGGCAGGCCTGCCCGCCGCTGTGGCGCCTGAACGGCATCGACGTCGCCGACGGCGAGGACGGCTGGATCTCCGACCTCGACTACGGCCCCGCCTGGACCACCTGGCGCGGAGTCGTCGGCTGGCTGGACCTGACCCACGACGACCCATTCACCGAGCCGCTGATCGGCACGATCACCGTCTCGCGGGACCAAGTCCTGTCCTGGCGGCTGGTGTGCGCCGCGCCGCTGTGCCACGACGACCAGCCCGCCGTGGCCGGCTGGTTCGACGCCGAGGGCGACTTCGTCGAACGCCCCACCACCGACCGCGAGTTCCTGGCCGTGACCTCGACTGAGCTCGGCTGGCGCCAGCACGGCCGGCACTGGCTGTGCCCGACCTGCGCCCACGACCACACGCCCAACTACGACCGCAGTTGGTGGTGACCGCCATGACCGCGTTGCCCCCCGCCCAGGCCGCCCGGGTCGGTGCCGTGCTCGACCTGATCGACCGCGGCATGGCCGTGTTCCCGCTACGGCCCAACAGCAAGCTGCCCGCGGTCAAGGACTGGGAAAACCGAGCCACCCTCGACCGCGACCACGCCCAACAGTTCTGGACGGCCCGACCCGCCTACAACGTGGCTATCGCCTGCAAACCGTCCAACGTGCTGGTCGTCGATTGCGATGTCGCGACCGAGGGCAAGGCCGCGCCGGATGGCTTCAACATGATCGGGATTTCCGACGGGCTCGGCGTGCTGGGCGAACTGGCACGCCGCCATTGTGGCGACCTGCCCGCCACCTACACCGTCGCGACCCCGTCGGGCGGAACCCACCTGGTCTACCGCCAGCCCGCCGGTGTCCGACTGGGGTCGACGATCGGCACGCTCGGGTGGCTGCTGGACACCCGCGGGCACGGCGGCTACGTCGTCGCCGCCGGCTCGACTCTCCCCAGCGGCGGATACGAGCTGGTCGACGACACCGACCCGGTCGAGCTGCCCACCTGGTTGGTCCAGGCCCTGTTCCCCAAGCCGCCCACGGCCGTCTCCGGGCGAAACGAGAAGCCCGTCACCAACCCGAACCGGCTGATGGACGCGATCCTTGCCAGCGAACACGACAAGGTCCGAGCGGCCCCGTCAGGGCGTCACAACAAGACCCTGTTCCAGGCCGCCCTGACCCTCGGCCAGCTGGTCGCGGGCAACGAACTCGACCACGCCGAAGCGTTGTTCATGTTGCAGCAAGCCGCCGAGCCGCTGGTGGCCGGC encodes:
- a CDS encoding GntR family transcriptional regulator encodes the protein MKVDSRARWQVVYDDLREAIEQGKYAAGDQLPSERELVERYQVARSTIRNAFTRLEQAGLVSAGAGSLGRTVRSALEISFNATKFEVGEYQEDVVRGVDQWANDVEHQGWEARQHVTVTQRAAPHQVARWLETEPGVRLYRRRRIRSVRRPGAIEWTPAMVADSWFPEDVATRQLNGVAPLLEERDITMPGGIIRSLGIRQVKFIDELRSRMPSDEEAELLLLPKGTPVGEHARIGIDDHGKRIRVLVSVFAGDRQYVRYELAPSYPAVDEKREERS
- a CDS encoding AMED_5909 family protein: MAAGPDPVRDAVLALLADMPPAFAPAEQTLAWLRRKASVLAELAEVDVPYAAEAAELAEFARQRAEQFAARHGIADPTDTEGSDP
- the traA gene encoding plasmid transfer protein TraA, whose protein sequence is MAQNFFGEPEFYSSSQIRDYCNRARLALRPLHNELHISAEELQAVLKHVSSANPQVFGLDSRFRAKLVAKHMHHAADAIEVATVSIVRCYASFRQHYVKPMSERDKSPQRRQFDFDA
- a CDS encoding single-stranded DNA-binding protein: MVGLPELTMAGTLTADPELRFTQSGVAVANFTVACNPRTLNRQTGQWEDGDATFLRCTIWREAAEHVAESLKRGQRVIVVGQLRQRSYEHEGQKRTTYELDVTEVGPSLKWATAEVRKAVRTGGAADPGAWGTPPAPASVPAGVGAGNGGFADEPPF
- a CDS encoding GGDEF domain-containing protein; the encoded protein is MNTALEAALIATPALTTIGVTGYAALLHHRLHTDTTTGLANRKALRRLAGRAARHRHGSVGLLLLDLDRFKQINDTHGHPTGTAVLVELAERLADAAQPGELSIRLHGDEFALWLGHLPSGQAGHEVAEQRAAEVADALAGPVHVDGLELTVTASIGVHTAPAHRVSLSGLLAGADGAMYAAKRAGRLVRLRPVPTVGETGESA
- a CDS encoding bifunctional DNA primase/polymerase, with protein sequence MTALPPAQAARVGAVLDLIDRGMAVFPLRPNSKLPAVKDWENRATLDRDHAQQFWTARPAYNVAIACKPSNVLVVDCDVATEGKAAPDGFNMIGISDGLGVLGELARRHCGDLPATYTVATPSGGTHLVYRQPAGVRLGSTIGTLGWLLDTRGHGGYVVAAGSTLPSGGYELVDDTDPVELPTWLVQALFPKPPTAVSGRNEKPVTNPNRLMDAILASEHDKVRAAPSGRHNKTLFQAALTLGQLVAGNELDHAEALFMLQQAAEPLVAGACRCTQAEVDATIRSGLKLGGSKERRLTPRRAA